The Candidatus Nitrosocosmicus arcticus genome includes the window CTAGAATCTGCAAGGAAGTGTGGTATGACTGTTGTTTTTGTTCCAACTGTAATAAAATCTATTAATGATCATGAGTTAGGTGGCATAATACGATTTGCTCAGAAAAATATGGATGTAGTACATGCTGTAAATTTTCAGCCTGTTTCATTAACTGGTAGAATGAGTAAAAAAGAACGAGAAAAATATAGAATTACAATACCTGATTGCATTGAACGAATTGAAGAACAAACTAACGGTGAAATATCAAGAGATGGCTGGTTTCCGGTTCCATCATGTATGCCTTTAACAAATGTGATAGAGGCATTTAGCAAGAAACCAAAATATGAATTATCCATCCACTTTGCATGTGGTGCTGGAACATACGTTTTTGAAGATGTTCAAACAAAGAAGCTTACACCTTTAACATCCTTTGTTGACATAAAAGGTCTCTTGGAGTATTTCGAAGAAAAAACTGAAGAGATTAAATCAGGTTCGAATAGGTATTGGACTATGTTGGAAGTAATACGAAAACTTAACCAGTTTGTAGACCGCAGTAAACAACCATACGGACTTGATTTGGGACGCATGTTTTCGAGTATTCTCCTTAAACAGAACTTTGATTCTGTAGGTTCATGGCATGTAAGATCATTATTCTTAGGAATGATGCATTTCCAAGATAAGTATAATGAGGATCTAGAAAGATTACAGAGATGTGACATTCACTATTTGACTCCTGATTTGCGTATAGTACCATTCTGCGCATTTAATGTAATACCTGAATGGTACAGAGATAGGATACAGAAGAAATACAGTATACCAGTTGAAGATTGGGAAAAAGAGCATGGACAGACATTAGAAGCTGGATTGTATCGTGGTATTATGAGAAAGGGCAAACCAGAGGCTCAAATGGGATGTGCAATGTCTGAGATGCATAAAGCAGCTGCAGAAGCAGAATCTAATGAGGAACATCGAGGGGTTGAGCTCCGAAATGGAATGGCTGGTGCATAAAAGCCAATCTTCATTTGAATAGTTGATTTTTTTATATCAAATAATTTTTTTTAGGGTTTTGTATCTTCAATCTTAACTTTCAAGTCGATTCTTACATAGGTTATTGTAGAAAATTTTAAATAGCATGAAAGTGTAGTAATATATGTAAAATGCCGTCATCATCAATAAATGCCATTACTCGCATGAGCGCAACCTTAAAGGATCTTTTTATATATATCTATGATTTGTCACCACTAGATATGGATCTATTGCTTACCTTAATCGCACACAACAATAAACAAATGACTTTGGAAGATTTGTCTAAAGCTGTAAATCGTGACAAGAGTACGGTATTTAGATCTTTACAAAAATTAACAGGATTGGGAATATGTGTAAAAGAAAGTAGAACTTTGAAAGAAGGAGGGCATTTCCATGTATATTCTGCCATCTCTAGAGAAATATTTAAACTCGAAACGGAAAAACGTGTAAAGGAATTAGAACAGAGTTTAAGAAGAATATTGAAGAAGTTTGAAGATGATCTAGAAGTAATGTTGGATGATGTTTTTGACACAAAAAAGAAAATAATAAAGTAGACAAAATAACCTCAAATACATGGATTTCAATTTAGATAAGATATTCGAAAGATCTGATCAACAACAAG containing:
- the tes gene encoding tetraether lipid synthase Tes yields the protein MDLIQISNLTSKTIGSKRTIRYTQSICPDCNMILDAEVFEREGKVFMTKTCPSHGECEELYFGSYEMYKKFSTYWMDGKGAQAPNVMVDKCACPTNCGLCTNHLSHSGLANIIVTNRCDLTCWYCFFYVKKGLEGAYLYEPSHEQVRAMMKTLKAEKPIAGNSIQITGGEPMLRDDLTELIKIMKEEGVDHVQLNTNGIKLALSPETMRQVRMSGVSNLYLSFDGVTARTNPKNHWEVPYTLESARKCGMTVVFVPTVIKSINDHELGGIIRFAQKNMDVVHAVNFQPVSLTGRMSKKEREKYRITIPDCIERIEEQTNGEISRDGWFPVPSCMPLTNVIEAFSKKPKYELSIHFACGAGTYVFEDVQTKKLTPLTSFVDIKGLLEYFEEKTEEIKSGSNRYWTMLEVIRKLNQFVDRSKQPYGLDLGRMFSSILLKQNFDSVGSWHVRSLFLGMMHFQDKYNEDLERLQRCDIHYLTPDLRIVPFCAFNVIPEWYRDRIQKKYSIPVEDWEKEHGQTLEAGLYRGIMRKGKPEAQMGCAMSEMHKAAAEAESNEEHRGVELRNGMAGA
- a CDS encoding helix-turn-helix domain-containing protein, with protein sequence MSATLKDLFIYIYDLSPLDMDLLLTLIAHNNKQMTLEDLSKAVNRDKSTVFRSLQKLTGLGICVKESRTLKEGGHFHVYSAISREIFKLETEKRVKELEQSLRRILKKFEDDLEVMLDDVFDTKKKIIK